The proteins below come from a single Streptomyces sp. M92 genomic window:
- a CDS encoding ATP-binding protein, protein MNDSLWRLTQPWRLPFLATADQVGALRRALRIHLEYWGLRELADAAEVCAGELVTNVVKHVGPETPSTLVASLGGSHLRIEVHDPDARALPTLTCASIEAEDGRGMTLVDAMSDRWGVELAGDRKVTWCEFRIDVTWTERQHLPMPRLARAADVLTLYGGTEPPRQSVGHSRLSAAVAEEAAINAITDLLYWFRAQGLDVDDALDRAQSHFEAECEARLP, encoded by the coding sequence ATGAATGACTCTCTATGGAGGCTGACGCAGCCGTGGAGGCTGCCGTTTCTGGCTACGGCAGACCAGGTGGGAGCTCTTCGGCGCGCCTTGCGCATCCACCTCGAGTACTGGGGGTTGCGCGAGCTGGCCGACGCCGCCGAGGTTTGCGCCGGTGAACTCGTCACCAACGTCGTCAAGCACGTCGGACCGGAGACGCCGTCCACCCTCGTCGCCTCACTCGGCGGCTCTCACCTGCGCATCGAGGTTCACGACCCCGATGCTCGCGCGCTTCCGACGCTCACGTGCGCGAGCATCGAAGCGGAGGACGGCCGGGGGATGACGCTGGTCGACGCCATGAGTGATCGTTGGGGTGTGGAGCTGGCCGGTGATCGCAAGGTGACCTGGTGCGAGTTCCGTATCGACGTCACGTGGACCGAGCGGCAACACCTGCCGATGCCGCGACTGGCCCGTGCCGCAGACGTGCTGACTCTGTACGGCGGCACGGAACCGCCGAGGCAGTCGGTTGGTCACAGTCGACTGTCGGCAGCGGTGGCGGAGGAGGCCGCGATCAACGCCATCACCGACCTCCTCTACTGGTTCCGAGCGCAAGGACTGGACGTCGACGACGCGCTTGACCGGGCGCAGTCGCATTTCGAAGCGGAGTGCGAAGCACGACTGCCCTGA
- a CDS encoding helix-turn-helix domain-containing protein, translating to MPVGPTTRRRQLGADLRRLRELKGLTLEEAGARVGISKATLSRYETKEGTVKWPAVDALCREYDATDEERSALVELAKGAKIQGWWRSLADPIPDSMNLMLTLEDEVVREDHYACMYVPGLLQTRAYAEAVHRASEVQCGEREVQHMVDIRMKRQELLERDEPPHIWCVIDEAAIRRQVGGREVMRQQLAHLVTCAERPHITVQVLPFSLGAHAAAVGSFVTLRGQARELDVVYVDLLGGGLFMEKPEELERYRLAFDYLSAQALDLESSVELIDRLSKE from the coding sequence ATGCCGGTCGGACCGACCACCCGTAGGCGCCAACTCGGCGCGGACCTGAGACGACTTCGAGAACTCAAGGGACTGACGCTCGAAGAGGCGGGCGCACGCGTCGGCATCTCGAAGGCGACGCTGAGTCGCTACGAGACGAAGGAGGGCACGGTCAAGTGGCCGGCCGTCGACGCACTGTGCCGCGAGTACGACGCGACGGACGAAGAGCGCTCCGCTTTGGTCGAGTTGGCGAAGGGAGCCAAGATCCAGGGATGGTGGCGATCGCTCGCCGATCCCATCCCCGACTCGATGAACCTGATGCTCACCTTGGAGGACGAGGTGGTGCGCGAGGACCATTACGCGTGCATGTACGTCCCCGGGCTCCTCCAGACGCGCGCCTACGCTGAGGCGGTCCATCGCGCTTCAGAGGTGCAATGCGGCGAACGCGAAGTCCAGCACATGGTCGACATCCGCATGAAACGGCAGGAACTGTTGGAGCGTGATGAACCGCCGCACATCTGGTGTGTGATCGACGAGGCTGCGATCCGCCGTCAGGTTGGGGGCCGTGAGGTCATGCGACAGCAACTCGCCCACCTCGTGACTTGTGCCGAGCGACCGCACATCACCGTTCAAGTCCTTCCGTTCTCCTTGGGAGCGCACGCGGCCGCGGTCGGAAGCTTCGTCACCCTTCGCGGTCAAGCCCGTGAACTGGACGTCGTCTACGTCGACCTACTCGGAGGTGGGCTGTTCATGGAGAAGCCGGAGGAACTGGAGCGATATAGGTTGGCCTTCGACTACCTCAGCGCCCAGGCGCTCGACCTCGAGTCCTCGGTCGAGCTCATCGACCGACTCAGCAAGGAGTGA
- a CDS encoding DUF397 domain-containing protein — protein sequence MAAAPAPRWFKSSYSGGSGTECVECAYVSHGALIRDSKHIGGPTLDVRLDAWRRFLDSLRDDLQQQAS from the coding sequence ATGGCAGCCGCCCCGGCGCCCCGCTGGTTCAAGTCCTCATACAGCGGCGGCAGCGGAACTGAATGCGTGGAATGCGCCTACGTCTCACACGGCGCGTTAATACGCGACTCAAAGCACATCGGCGGGCCCACACTCGACGTGCGGCTGGACGCCTGGAGGCGATTCCTCGACTCGCTACGCGACGACTTGCAGCAGCAGGCCTCCTGA
- a CDS encoding DUF6879 family protein, translated as MRDAYGLDEDYREWSAGHRFDPAERWPWWIELVSSAVARGVAVHRARIVSEPLSSYARYEYELTSGHNVKAGEDVRWLPRRQASGLALPGNDFWLFDGTSVLFNHFAGAGTMTGEELSTDQSVVSLCASAFAAVWERAIPHGEYRPA; from the coding sequence ATGCGCGACGCGTACGGCCTGGACGAGGATTACCGGGAGTGGTCAGCGGGCCACCGGTTCGACCCGGCGGAGCGCTGGCCCTGGTGGATCGAGCTCGTCTCCTCGGCGGTGGCCCGCGGCGTGGCCGTGCATCGCGCTCGCATCGTTTCCGAACCGCTGTCCTCCTACGCTCGGTACGAGTACGAACTGACCAGCGGGCACAACGTCAAGGCCGGCGAAGATGTGCGCTGGCTACCCCGCAGGCAGGCTTCGGGCCTTGCTCTGCCGGGAAACGACTTCTGGCTCTTCGACGGCACGTCCGTCCTATTCAACCACTTCGCCGGGGCCGGGACGATGACCGGCGAGGAACTTTCGACCGACCAGAGCGTCGTCAGCCTGTGCGCCTCCGCATTCGCCGCCGTGTGGGAGCGGGCGATCCCCCACGGGGAGTACCGGCCAGCCTGA
- a CDS encoding helix-turn-helix domain-containing protein has product MSTSSSIQQAREALGKRLREIRKESGLTARELAFRAGWHESKCSRIENGRTPPSDDDLRAYTLHCAAADQTADLVATARNIDGAYVEWRRMERAGLRRAQESVIPLWERTRHFRAYSSWLIPGPFQTPAYIRALLTSIRDRRALPDDLEAAVDVRVNKQRVLYEGARRFAVVLEESTLRHLIGGSETMAGQLGHLLSLATLPNVSLGVIPLSTDRTALWPVEDFWVFDDSQVNVELVSAFLTITQPHEVGMYARTFAALADSAVYGAPARTLITSAIDSLG; this is encoded by the coding sequence ATGTCGACGTCATCCAGCATTCAGCAGGCCCGCGAGGCCCTGGGCAAGCGACTGCGCGAGATCCGGAAGGAGTCGGGTCTCACCGCCCGGGAGCTCGCCTTCAGGGCTGGCTGGCATGAAAGCAAATGCAGTCGCATCGAGAACGGCCGTACTCCGCCCTCCGACGACGATCTGCGCGCGTACACGCTGCACTGCGCCGCGGCCGACCAAACAGCCGACCTTGTCGCCACGGCTCGTAACATCGACGGGGCTTATGTCGAGTGGCGCCGTATGGAGCGTGCCGGACTGCGTCGTGCCCAGGAATCGGTCATTCCCTTGTGGGAGCGCACCCGGCACTTCCGGGCATACTCGTCGTGGCTCATACCCGGCCCGTTCCAGACACCCGCGTACATCAGGGCACTGCTGACGTCGATCCGCGACCGCCGCGCACTGCCTGACGACCTTGAGGCGGCCGTCGACGTCCGGGTGAACAAGCAGCGCGTGCTGTACGAGGGGGCACGCCGCTTCGCCGTGGTCCTGGAGGAGAGCACGCTGCGGCACCTGATCGGCGGGTCCGAGACCATGGCCGGACAACTGGGACACCTATTGTCGCTGGCGACGCTCCCCAACGTCAGCTTGGGCGTGATCCCACTGAGCACGGACCGCACCGCGCTGTGGCCGGTCGAGGACTTCTGGGTGTTCGACGACTCCCAGGTCAACGTCGAGTTGGTCTCCGCCTTCCTGACCATCACGCAGCCCCACGAAGTCGGCATGTACGCACGGACCTTCGCCGCTCTCGCCGACTCGGCGGTCTACGGCGCCCCCGCTCGCACGCTGATCACGTCGGCGATCGACTCGCTCGGGTGA
- a CDS encoding putative ATP-grasp-modified RiPP, protein MELMEPMHRERVLNSASSAHAPWAMRLVTDRLPVATTPYASVTLDSATQTARYTDALGKVVEMGKHGTSRTSSTASVSGGGDGQQPQPQSQDDTTTDYESD, encoded by the coding sequence ATGGAACTCATGGAACCCATGCACCGGGAGCGGGTACTCAACTCCGCCTCTTCCGCCCACGCCCCCTGGGCGATGCGTCTCGTCACCGACCGCTTGCCGGTTGCCACCACCCCCTACGCGTCCGTCACCCTGGACTCGGCCACCCAGACCGCCCGCTACACCGACGCCCTCGGCAAGGTGGTCGAGATGGGCAAGCACGGGACGTCCCGGACGAGCAGTACGGCGTCCGTTTCGGGCGGTGGGGACGGGCAGCAGCCGCAGCCTCAGTCGCAGGACGACACGACGACCGACTACGAGTCGGACTGA
- the tgmB gene encoding ATP-grasp ribosomal peptide maturase → MTRTVLVLTALEDVTADWVIAALNEREVPVVRADPADIGRRLAFGFRLGAGDPAWSGPLRTESREVDLGEIGAVYYRRPTPYSDRFGELPRQQRRFAAAEARHGLGGVLRSLRAVRYVNHPAAVARAEFKPGQLQAFAELALRIPATLVTNDVVAARGFAEEHPSVVCKTFRGLPLGEDGRAGAIWTQRVRSEDFDDSLSVTAHLFQAEVPKSSDVRITVVGRRVFAQRITSPCGAVDWRCGDWNDLVHASVVVPSVVEAALHGYLAASGLAFGCFDFALTGDGSNPEDWYAIECNPNGQWGWLPDAPAITEAFADILSTEGTGGS, encoded by the coding sequence ATGACACGTACCGTTCTGGTGCTCACCGCTCTGGAGGACGTGACCGCGGACTGGGTCATCGCCGCGTTGAACGAGCGCGAGGTGCCGGTGGTGAGGGCCGACCCCGCCGACATCGGCCGACGGCTGGCCTTCGGGTTCCGCCTCGGGGCCGGTGATCCCGCCTGGAGCGGGCCGCTGCGTACGGAGAGCCGGGAGGTGGACCTCGGGGAGATCGGAGCCGTTTACTACCGTCGCCCCACCCCCTACTCGGACCGGTTCGGAGAGCTGCCGCGACAGCAGCGGCGATTCGCGGCGGCCGAGGCGAGGCACGGGCTCGGGGGTGTCCTGCGGAGTCTGCGTGCCGTCCGGTACGTCAACCACCCGGCGGCTGTGGCCCGCGCGGAGTTCAAGCCGGGACAGTTGCAAGCCTTCGCCGAGCTGGCGTTGCGGATTCCGGCGACGCTTGTCACCAACGATGTCGTGGCGGCACGGGGGTTCGCCGAGGAGCACCCGTCCGTCGTCTGCAAGACCTTTCGTGGGCTGCCACTCGGGGAGGACGGTCGCGCGGGTGCGATCTGGACTCAGCGTGTTCGTTCGGAGGACTTCGACGACTCGCTCTCGGTGACGGCTCATCTGTTCCAGGCCGAGGTTCCGAAAAGCAGCGACGTACGGATCACCGTGGTCGGCCGGCGCGTCTTCGCCCAGCGGATCACTTCCCCGTGCGGTGCCGTCGACTGGCGGTGCGGGGACTGGAACGACCTGGTTCACGCATCCGTCGTCGTGCCCTCGGTCGTCGAAGCCGCCCTGCACGGCTATCTGGCCGCTTCCGGGCTGGCTTTCGGGTGCTTCGACTTCGCGCTCACAGGTGACGGAAGCAATCCGGAGGACTGGTACGCGATCGAGTGCAACCCGAACGGTCAGTGGGGCTGGCTTCCGGACGCCCCCGCGATCACCGAAGCCTTCGCCGACATTCTGAGCACGGAAGGGACTGGCGGATCATGA
- the tgmC gene encoding ATP-grasp peptide maturase system methyltransferase yields the protein MTLPTDLANDAGTLRAAMVKGLTEAGEPVHPDWLAAAGKVPRHAFVPGFYLPADEPDVHGLTVWEPVTSKLDYGRWLAASYSDATLVTQFDGEETDWERPAVRHGGAPTSSSTLPSLVLRMWSDADVREGHTVLEVGTGTGYSTALACERLGSSHVTSVEVDAARLAGAADALYGCGYTPTLARADGRYGYWPEAWFDRIVAACSFRSVPPALLRQVRPGGKILLPLSGWLYGNARVLLTVAGDGTAEGSLLPGTVSFMPARTDAAPAYGNPADWVAGLDEEPSRSARHAPERLTAATEEAFHLRFLAQSAVPDAQLVTIGDVPHLIDVVSGSAATLTPEGGDWRVREGGPLKLWSRVEDFIDALDAAGRPGPQTYTLRVDGDGQRLLHAQVPRLRLPGGY from the coding sequence ATGACTCTGCCCACAGACCTCGCCAACGACGCGGGGACGCTGCGCGCGGCGATGGTGAAGGGCCTCACCGAGGCCGGGGAACCGGTCCACCCGGACTGGCTCGCAGCCGCGGGGAAGGTGCCCCGGCACGCCTTCGTGCCCGGCTTCTACCTCCCGGCCGACGAACCGGACGTACACGGGCTGACGGTGTGGGAGCCGGTGACGTCGAAGCTCGACTACGGCCGCTGGCTCGCGGCCTCGTACTCGGACGCCACGCTGGTCACTCAGTTCGACGGGGAGGAGACCGACTGGGAGCGGCCGGCCGTACGGCACGGAGGAGCACCCACGTCCTCGTCGACGCTCCCCTCGCTCGTGCTGCGTATGTGGTCGGACGCCGATGTCCGCGAAGGCCACACGGTCCTGGAGGTCGGGACGGGGACCGGGTACTCCACGGCGCTGGCCTGTGAACGGCTGGGCTCGTCCCACGTGACCAGCGTCGAGGTCGATGCCGCGAGGCTGGCAGGGGCCGCCGACGCCCTGTACGGCTGTGGCTACACGCCGACGCTCGCCCGGGCCGACGGGCGGTACGGATACTGGCCCGAGGCCTGGTTCGACCGGATCGTGGCCGCCTGCTCCTTCCGGTCCGTGCCACCCGCTCTGCTCCGGCAGGTCCGTCCCGGCGGGAAGATCCTGCTGCCCCTGTCGGGGTGGCTCTACGGCAACGCCCGCGTCCTGCTCACCGTCGCCGGGGACGGGACCGCCGAGGGGTCCCTGCTGCCGGGGACCGTCTCCTTCATGCCCGCCCGGACCGATGCGGCACCGGCGTACGGGAATCCGGCGGACTGGGTCGCGGGGCTCGACGAGGAGCCGTCCCGGTCCGCGCGGCACGCGCCGGAGCGGCTCACGGCTGCGACCGAGGAGGCCTTCCACCTGCGGTTCCTCGCCCAGAGTGCCGTACCGGACGCGCAGCTGGTCACCATCGGCGATGTGCCGCACCTCATCGACGTGGTCTCCGGGTCCGCCGCCACGCTCACTCCCGAGGGTGGGGACTGGAGGGTCCGGGAAGGCGGCCCGCTGAAGTTGTGGAGTCGGGTCGAGGACTTCATCGACGCCCTCGACGCCGCGGGACGGCCCGGGCCGCAGACGTACACCCTGCGCGTGGACGGCGACGGACAGCGGCTGCTGCACGCCCAGGTGCCGCGGCTGCGACTGCCCGGTGGGTACTGA